The genomic interval TAACAATTGAATTTACCCCGCAGTTAAAATTTCCATAAACCCTAACAACTGTATTCGGATTTCCTTTTTCTACCTCTTCCCCATTGTTTGCAGCAAACAGTTTTTCAACTTTAAACTTTTCAACCTTCAATCCCCTGTCTCTCAATTCAACAATTTCTCCCTTTGAAAGAGGATTTTTTAATAGTATTTCAATATACTCTTCCGTTTTATTCACCACGCTTCCAACAAAAGCAAACTGGTTTATATATTTTGATGACTCAAAGTTATAACTTGAAGAATCAGGAGTGCCTTCAAAAAAGTTTGTGGTAAAACCTCTATTGCTTACCCTTGATAATTCTTCAACAAAACTGTCTTTCATTTTTTCAAAATCTTCCCTCTTCCCCTCACAAATTAAATCAATTGCAGTTCTGTAAACATCTGTAGTTACAGCAACATAGTGCATTGACTTCATTCTTCCTTCAATCTTTAAAGACGCAACTCCCGCATCAATTAGTTTGTCTAAAACAGGAATTGCGCATAAATCTTTTGAATTAAAGATATAGCTTCCCCTCTCGTCCTCCTCAATTGGAAAGTACTGCCCCGGCCTCTCTGCCTCTTCAAGCAGTTTGTAATTCCACCTGCAACTCTGGGTGCACTCTCCCCTGTTAGCGCTTCTCCCTGTCATATAGAGGGAAAGAAAGCACCTTCCGGAATATGCAATACAAAGTGCTCCGTGGACAAAAACCTCTATCTCTCCATTTGCGTTTTTGCACATATTACTTATCTGGTTTAAATTCAACTCCCTTGCCACAACAATCCTTGATACCCCCTGCTTAAACCAGAAATTGGCGGTTTTTGTATTCATAACATTTAACTGGGTGGAAATGTGGACATCAATGTCAGTCAATTCCTTAGCAAGCAAAAAGATTGCAGGGTCTGAAACAATTAAACCGTGAGGCTTAATTGTGTTTAACTCAAATAAAATGTACTCTATTTCTTCTAAATCCTCGTCATAAGGAAAAATATTCAAGGTAACATATACCTTTTTCCCCAATTCATTAGCAACTGTTACCGCTTCGCTTAACTGATCAAGTGTGAAATTGCCTGCAAAATTTCTTAAAGAAAACCTTTTTAAGCCTAAATAAACAGCATCAGCCCCGAAGTGAAATGCGGTAAGCATTTTTTCAAAATTGCCTGCCGGGGCAAGCAATTCAGGTTTTTTTATCTTTTTTTCTTCCACTTTCTTCTCCAATAGATAACCTGATATTCTTTTACATACTTTAAGTGTTGCTTGTAAGTCTCACTAAACAAATGCTTTCCCTCGTTATTTGATACAAAAAATAGATACTTTGAAACTGCCGGGCAAAAGGCAGCCTTCATTGCGTTAAACCCTGGGTTTGCAATCGGTGTTGGCGGCAATCCTTTTATGTAATAGGTGTTAAATGGATGCTTCATTCTTATGTCTTTTTTCCTGATATTTCCGTCATACCTTCCCTCTAAAATAAGGGCATAGATAATTGTTGGGTCGCATTCAAGCCTCATTCCCTTCTTCAGCCTGTTGTAAAAAACAGATGCAATTAAAGGCATTTCGCTAACAACTGAAGTCTCCTTTTCAACCAAAGACGCAAGCTTCAACACCTCATAATCGCTTAACTCAATCCCTCTTTCCTTTAAGCATGCAAACTCTTTTGCTTTTTTAAACTGCACTTTAAATTGTGAAACCATCTGCTCTATAATCTCTTTTTCAGTTGAATTTGCCCTGAATAAATAAGTATCGGGAAATAAAAACCCTTCCAGTGTTTTTGCACTTTTAAATTCATCAGGCAAAAAATCCTGAGGAGTATAGAAGTACTGCATATAAACTTCTTTTTTTCCTAAGTTTGATTTTTCAAGCCTGTCAAATATTTCAAAACAGTTAAACCCTTCGGGAAAGGTTACCTTTATTAGCCTTGCCTCTCCCTTTGTTAGCCTCTTTGCAAAGTCAATGATGTTGTAATAGTTTGAAAAAGAGTAATAGCCTGCCTTTAACTTCCTATCAAGGTTTAACATTCTCACTGTAAATAGAAAAAGCCTTGAAGAAAAAGGTGTTTTTTCTTCAACCTGTCTGGCTATTGATTTAACACTTTCCCCTTGTTTAATCTCTATTACACAGGAAACCTTCTTTGAAGAAAAAAGGCTTGCAAAACCATACAAAAGGGAAAGCACAATAATTACTGAAATTGAAATTAAAACTATTTTTTTCATAAAATTACTTCTGGTCTTCGTTTACCTTTAATATTGCTAAAAACGCTTCCTGAGGGATTTTCACCTTGCCTACAGCTTTCATCCTCTTTTTACCCTCTTTCTGCTTTTCAAGAAGTTTTCTCTTTCTGGTAATATCTCCGCCGTAACACTTTGCCAAAACATTCTTTCTCAAAGCCTTAACCGTTGTTCTTGCAATAACCCTTCTACCAATTGCAGCCTGAATTGCAACCTCAAACATCTGCCTTGGTATTAACTCTTTCATCTTTCTTGTTAAAGCCTGTGCCCTGTAATAAGCCTTGTCTTTGTGAACAATTACAGAGAGGGCATCAACAATTTCTCCATTTACAAGTATGTCAAGTTTTACAAGGTTAGATTCTCTCATTCCTGCAATTGAATAGTCAAAGGAAGCGTATCCCCTTGAAACTGACTTCAATCTATCGTAAAAATCAATTACAATCTCGTTTAAAGGCAATTCGTATTCAATTAAAACCCTCTCCTGAGAAAGGTATTCAAGCCTTTTTTGAATTCCCCTTCTATCTGTGCAAAGTTGAAGAATTGGCCCTACAAACTCAGCCTTTGTAACAATTGTTGCGTTTACAACAGGCTCTTCAATCTTTTGAATATACTGAGGTTCAGGCATTTTTGAGGGGTTTGAAACAAAAATCACCTCTCCGTTTGTCTTTGTAATCTTATACTCAACACTCGGTGCGGTTGAAATCAAGTCAAGGTTATACTCCCTCTCAAGCCTCTCCTGAATAATCTCCATGTGCAAAAGCCCTAAAAATCCGCACCTAAAACCAAAGCCTAAAGCGTCTGATGTTTCAGGCTCAAAAACAAATGCTGCATCGTTCAATTTAAGCTTTTCCATTGCATCTCTTAAATCTTCGTAATGTGTATTCTCTGTCGGGAAAAATGAGGAAAAAACAACAGGCTTCATCTCCTGAAAACCTGGAAGAGGCTCTGCACACTCTTTACCATCTTCGGTAATTGTATCCCCTATCTTTGTGTCCTGAATATTCTTAATGCCGGCAATAACATAGCCAACCTCGCCAGCCTTTAACTCTTTTGTCTTTGTCATTTTGGGAGTAAAAATGCCAACCTCGTCAACCTCGTAAACCTTCCCTGTTGAAATAAACTTCATCTTCATTTTAGGGTAAATCTTTCCCTCAAAAACCCTTGTAAGAATAACAACTCCTCTGTAAGAATCGTACCATGAGTCAAAAATCAAAGCGGCTGTTGGGTTGTTTTCATCACCTTTTGGTGGGGGGAAAACCTCCACAATCTTTTCTAAAACCTCGTCAACTCCAACCCCTGTTTTTGCAGAAACTAAAACAGCATGCTCTGTATCAAGCCCTATAACATGCTCAATCTGTTCAAGCACTTTATCTGGGTCTGCCGCAGGCAAATCTATTTTATTCAAAACAGGAAAAATCTCTAAATCATTGTCAACAGCAAGGTAAGCGTTTGCAAGAGTCTGTGCTTCAACTCCCTGAGAGGCATCAACGACTAAAATTGCCCCTTCGCATGCCTTTAAACTTCTTGAAACCTCGTAAGAAAAGTCAACATGCCCCGGTGTATCAATAAGGTTGAAGGTGTACTCTTTCCCGTCTTTTGCCTTATACTTAACTGTAACTGCATGGGCTTTAATTGTAATTCCCCTCTCCCTCTCTAAATCCATATCGTCTAAAATCTGCTCCTTCATATCCCTCTTTTCAACAGCGCTTGTCTTTTCTAAAATTCTATCTGCTAAGGTTGATTTTCCGTGGTCAATGTGGGCTATTATTGAAAAATTTCTTATTAATTCCTTTGACACAAGACACTCCTTCCGCTTTTAAAACACTGAAAAAATATAGCAAAATAAAGGCATTCAGTCAAGGTAATAGAAGGTTGACGGATTACCTTCTAATCTTTCTCCTTAATGAGACAATTAATTGATAGGCAAGGTAAGAAACTGCAATTGAACCTATTGCGTATGCTGTTTTATACCCTGGAATGTGGTTTGCATTTTCAGAATTGGCAATGGTTCTCCACGGCACAAAGAGTTTTGCAAATGAAGAAAAGAAGAAATCAAGGCCTGTAAAGAAAGTTTTAATAAAATGCTCAGTTGAAAAAGTCTGAAAAATGCCAAAAATATAAATAACACATAAAGACAATAATAGATAAATCAAAAATTCAAGAAGTCTCCACCATTTTTTAAAATTAACAAGAGATAATGCAAAGAAGCACACCAGAAGAAACGGTAATAAAGTCCATAGAATGAAATAATAGTCTATTTTATTTAAGAAAAATAATTGAGTAAATTCATACAAACGCAAATATAGCTTGTCTTTATCGAGTAAATTAAAGAATGAAACATACATGGCAAAAAACAAAATCCACTTTAAAGGCCTAAACCAGTTTTGTGCAAAGTTTGAAGAAAGTTTTGATATACCAAAAATAAGTTTGTCTTCAAGTGAAGTTGATAAGAAATTTTTTAGGATAAAATAACTTTTATAAAAAAATCTCTTTAGAATACTTAAATTTTGTTCGGCTAAATTTGAATTTCCATAATTTAAGTATCTCTCATAAGCCCTCATTTCAAGGGCATAAAAGTCTCCTCCGTGAATAAAGTCTTTTTGTTTATCGTGAGCAAGTTTTAACTGCCTGTAAATATCCTGAGCCCTATCAGGCTCTTTTTCAAATAAATCCTTGCAAATCCTTTTCTCACTTACCTCTCCCCACTTTGTATTTATAAATTCGGCATCTGAAATTGAACTATCTATAATATTGATTTCTTTTGCATTTGAAAAATCACAGTTTATAAAACGCATCTTGTTTAGGATTGAATTGTTTATTTCAAAATATAACTCTTTATCTCCCTTAAAGTTAAGGTTAAAAATAACAAATTCTTTTGCATGGTTTGTTAAATTATTAAGTTTTAAAATTCCTATATTTATATTTTTCAATTCAATTTGTGCATTAGATGAAAATTGAGGATTAAAAATTTCAAGATGGTTAATTGATTTACCCTGAGAATCTATAACAAATTTTGATTTTATTTCAACTGATTTGAAAATAATTGGATTGTTAAAATAAACTCCCCCAAAATCTGCATCTCCTTGAAATGTTGCTACCAAAAAATCTGCATCTCCTTGAAATGTTGCTCCCAAAAAATTTGCATATTTTTGAAATGTTGCTCTCCAAAAATTTGCATATTTTTGAAATGTTGCTCTCCTAAAATTTGCATCTCCTTGAAATGTTGCTACAAAAAAATCTGTCTTTCCTTGAAATGTTGCTCTTTCAAAATCTGCTTCTCCTTGAAATGTTGCTCCCCAAAAATTTGCATACACTTGAAATGTTGCTCCCCAAAAATTTGCATATTTTTGAAATGTTGCTTCCCTAAAATTTGCATCTCCTTGAAATGTTGCTACCAAAAAATCTGCCTCTCCTTGAAATGTTGCTCCCCAAAAATTTGCATATTTTTGAAATGTTGCTCCCCAAAAATTTGCATATTTTTGAAATGTTGCTTCCCTAAAATTTGCATCTCCTTGAAATGTTGCTTCCCTAAAATTTGCATCTCCTTGAAATGTTGCTCTTTCAAAATCTGCATCTCCTTGAAATGTTGCTCCCCAAAAATTTGCATACACTTGAAATGTTGCTCCCCAAAAATTTGCATATTTTTGAAATGTTGCTTCCCTAAAATTTGCATCTCCTTGAAATGTTGCTACCAAAAAATCTGCATCTCCTTGAAATGTTGCTCCCCAAAAATTTGCATACACTTGAAATGTTGCTCCCCTAAAATATGCATCTCCTTGAAATGTTGCATCCCCAAAATATACCTCTCCTTGAAATGTTGCGTGCATAAAATTTGCCTCTCCTCTAAATGTTGCATCCCCAAAATATGCCTCTCCTCTAAATGTTACATCCCCAAAATATGCCCATCCTCTATATGTTGCATTCCGAAAATATGCCTCTCCTAGAAATGTTGCATCCCCAAAATTTAAATGCTTAATAAATTTACACTCTTCGCCTTCATACCAAAAATTAAAATCTTTTTTTAAAAAATTGTTTTCATCTCTAATATCATCATCAAATTCACTAAACTCAGGAAAAATTACCCACTTAAAATCATAATAATCTTTTTCCTCACTTTTATTTAGCAACTCTCTGTAATAATTAACCAGAGCTGTATCATAACTGACATTTTTCTCTATTTTTTCAGGGATTTCTTTTTCAGGGTAATCAACTGCAAATCTGTAAGCCCTTATTCTTTTCCAGAATTCATTAATTAGGTTTTCTCTCCATTTTATAGAGAATTCTATATAAAATTCTTTTTTTTCTTTTCTGGCTTTTTCACGCTTCTCTTTCCATTCTTTGTACTCATCAATATTTTCTATCCAGATTTCGTTTTCTTTTTCGCAGTGGAAAATGCATGTTGTAAATTTCTTTAGTTCATCTTTTGAAAGTGATTCAAGGGTTTCGTCATCTTTGAGGAATACAGCAATCGGCTCAATTACATTTCTATTTATTTCTTTACAAACCTCGCACTCATGGCTTTCAAGGCCTAAATCTCTTGCCTTTTCTTTGGTTAAATACTCTACCCTATAGCCCATTATAAATCCTTTTGTTTTTTCAAATTATATCAATAAGTTAGCATTGTGTAAACATATAGAGTAAAAATTAAATTAAAGATTTGTTCCGTTTTTTTAAAGCAGTTTTATTTAAGGGTTATCTCACTTTCCTATTCATACCTTAATGCGTCGATTGGGTTGAGTTTTGCGGCTTTGTATGCAGGGAAAACCCCGAATATTACCCCAACAAGTGAGGAAAAGATAAATGCAAGTAGTATCCCCCAGAATGGCACATACATTCCTGGGAAGTTGGGAATCATTTTTGATATTAGAAAGCCGAGGCCTAACCCTATTAGAATGCCTATTA from Thermotomaculum hydrothermale carries:
- a CDS encoding peptidase U32 family protein; amino-acid sequence: MEEKKIKKPELLAPAGNFEKMLTAFHFGADAVYLGLKRFSLRNFAGNFTLDQLSEAVTVANELGKKVYVTLNIFPYDEDLEEIEYILFELNTIKPHGLIVSDPAIFLLAKELTDIDVHISTQLNVMNTKTANFWFKQGVSRIVVARELNLNQISNMCKNANGEIEVFVHGALCIAYSGRCFLSLYMTGRSANRGECTQSCRWNYKLLEEAERPGQYFPIEEDERGSYIFNSKDLCAIPVLDKLIDAGVASLKIEGRMKSMHYVAVTTDVYRTAIDLICEGKREDFEKMKDSFVEELSRVSNRGFTTNFFEGTPDSSSYNFESSKYINQFAFVGSVVNKTEEYIEILLKNPLSKGEIVELRDRGLKVEKFKVEKLFAANNGEEVEKGNPNTVVRVYGNFNCGVNSIVRK
- the mltG gene encoding endolytic transglycosylase MltG, coding for MKKIVLISISVIIVLSLLYGFASLFSSKKVSCVIEIKQGESVKSIARQVEEKTPFSSRLFLFTVRMLNLDRKLKAGYYSFSNYYNIIDFAKRLTKGEARLIKVTFPEGFNCFEIFDRLEKSNLGKKEVYMQYFYTPQDFLPDEFKSAKTLEGFLFPDTYLFRANSTEKEIIEQMVSQFKVQFKKAKEFACLKERGIELSDYEVLKLASLVEKETSVVSEMPLIASVFYNRLKKGMRLECDPTIIYALILEGRYDGNIRKKDIRMKHPFNTYYIKGLPPTPIANPGFNAMKAAFCPAVSKYLFFVSNNEGKHLFSETYKQHLKYVKEYQVIYWRRKWKKKR
- the lepA gene encoding translation elongation factor 4, yielding MSKELIRNFSIIAHIDHGKSTLADRILEKTSAVEKRDMKEQILDDMDLERERGITIKAHAVTVKYKAKDGKEYTFNLIDTPGHVDFSYEVSRSLKACEGAILVVDASQGVEAQTLANAYLAVDNDLEIFPVLNKIDLPAADPDKVLEQIEHVIGLDTEHAVLVSAKTGVGVDEVLEKIVEVFPPPKGDENNPTAALIFDSWYDSYRGVVILTRVFEGKIYPKMKMKFISTGKVYEVDEVGIFTPKMTKTKELKAGEVGYVIAGIKNIQDTKIGDTITEDGKECAEPLPGFQEMKPVVFSSFFPTENTHYEDLRDAMEKLKLNDAAFVFEPETSDALGFGFRCGFLGLLHMEIIQERLEREYNLDLISTAPSVEYKITKTNGEVIFVSNPSKMPEPQYIQKIEEPVVNATIVTKAEFVGPILQLCTDRRGIQKRLEYLSQERVLIEYELPLNEIVIDFYDRLKSVSRGYASFDYSIAGMRESNLVKLDILVNGEIVDALSVIVHKDKAYYRAQALTRKMKELIPRQMFEVAIQAAIGRRVIARTTVKALRKNVLAKCYGGDITRKRKLLEKQKEGKKRMKAVGKVKIPQEAFLAILKVNEDQK
- a CDS encoding pentapeptide repeat-containing protein; protein product: MGYRVEYLTKEKARDLGLESHECEVCKEINRNVIEPIAVFLKDDETLESLSKDELKKFTTCIFHCEKENEIWIENIDEYKEWKEKREKARKEKKEFYIEFSIKWRENLINEFWKRIRAYRFAVDYPEKEIPEKIEKNVSYDTALVNYYRELLNKSEEKDYYDFKWVIFPEFSEFDDDIRDENNFLKKDFNFWYEGEECKFIKHLNFGDATFLGEAYFRNATYRGWAYFGDVTFRGEAYFGDATFRGEANFMHATFQGEVYFGDATFQGDAYFRGATFQVYANFWGATFQGDADFLVATFQGDANFREATFQKYANFWGATFQVYANFWGATFQGDADFERATFQGDANFREATFQGDANFREATFQKYANFWGATFQKYANFWGATFQGEADFLVATFQGDANFREATFQKYANFWGATFQVYANFWGATFQGEADFERATFQGKTDFFVATFQGDANFRRATFQKYANFWRATFQKYANFLGATFQGDADFLVATFQGDADFGGVYFNNPIIFKSVEIKSKFVIDSQGKSINHLEIFNPQFSSNAQIELKNINIGILKLNNLTNHAKEFVIFNLNFKGDKELYFEINNSILNKMRFINCDFSNAKEINIIDSSISDAEFINTKWGEVSEKRICKDLFEKEPDRAQDIYRQLKLAHDKQKDFIHGGDFYALEMRAYERYLNYGNSNLAEQNLSILKRFFYKSYFILKNFLSTSLEDKLIFGISKLSSNFAQNWFRPLKWILFFAMYVSFFNLLDKDKLYLRLYEFTQLFFLNKIDYYFILWTLLPFLLVCFFALSLVNFKKWWRLLEFLIYLLLSLCVIYIFGIFQTFSTEHFIKTFFTGLDFFFSSFAKLFVPWRTIANSENANHIPGYKTAYAIGSIAVSYLAYQLIVSLRRKIRR